TCCTCAAGCAGGGGGAGATCCGGGGAGGGAAGGGATGGATCCCGAGATGGTCGTGCCGGCTCGTCCTCTTGGAGCTCACGCGTCGGCCGAGGTGGCGGTCGGATCGAAGACCTCGACGACCTTGCCGTAGTTCGTCATCGGCACGCCCAGGCTGCGGCCGAGCCGGTAGGGCTCGAGGAACATCGTGCGCCACTCGGTCGGCTTGCCCGCGAGGAAGTCGTACATGAGCGAGGTCTTGTAGTTCGGGTCGATGCTTCGCGCGAGCTTCAGATTCTCCGCGAGGACGTCGAAGTCGGCCGGGAACGGGCAGCCGGCCGCCTCGGCCACGGCGATGATCTCGCGGGTGAGCGTCTGGCTGAACTCGAACTTGACCGGGTCGTCGAGGATCTCGGCGTTGCTGGCTCGGAAGTAGACCATGCCGGCCGACCCGACCGAGACCCGTGCGAACTTCAACAGGGCTGCCTGCAGCATGTCCTCGGCGATCTCCGCCGTGGCCCCCATGTCCTCCAGGTCCTGTCGGATCGCCGGCGCCAGCTCGATCGCAGGACCCCCGGGACGAGCACCGAGGACGATGCGGAAGAACGCCTCCTTGTGCTTGCACCTGCCCGGCGCGACGAGCTCGCACGCGACGTATGCGACGCCCTGGGCGACCGTGGCCGGCTGCGTCATCGCGTCAGCGATCTCGTTGCCGATCGTCAGTGCGTTCATCAAGGGCAGGATCACGGTCTCCGGGGTTGAGATCCGGTCCAGGAGCGGGTAGATCGACTCCAGGGAGTAGGCCTTGGTCGCGATGATCACGACGTCCGGCTTCTCGTCGTACTCCTCCTCGCTGGCCACGGCGACGGGGACCTGGTCGGTCTTGTCGTCGGGGGCGTAGTGGACCTCGAGCGCACCGTTGGCGCGGATCGTCTCCAGGTGCTTGCCGCGGGTGAGCAGAGTGACGTCCTTGCCGGCACGCGCCATGTAGGCCGCGATCACCGATCCCATGGCGCCACCGCCAACAACCAGGTACTTCACGTCTCATTTCCTTTCGGGATGACTGCGTCTCGCTGTGATCGCAGGTCAGTTGACGAGGAGGGTCTCCGACTTCGCGTAGGCCTCGGGGGTGAGGTCCTGACCGATCCCCGGGAGATCCGGCACGGCGTAGTAGCCGTCGACCGGCTGGTAGTCGTAGAGGCAGGACGCGACGTTGTCCGGCATCAGACTCGTGTTGTTGTGCTCATGGATGACGAAGTTCGCAAGCACGGCCTCCAGCTGGAGGGCGGCCGCGGTGGAGATCGGGCTGCCGATCAGGTGCAGTTGCACGCCGATGTCGTAGACGGCTGCCATGTCGGCGATCTTCTTCGTCTCGGTGAAGCCGCCGCTCGTGCCCAGATCGGGCTGAGCGATGTCGACGACCTGGTTCTCGATGAAGGGACGGAATCCGAACGCCGTGTAGAGCCGCTCGCCGGTCGCGATCGGGATCGACAGCTCGCGCTTGACCTTGGCCATCGCCTTCCAGTTGAGCGGCGCGGTCGGCTCCTCGTAGTAGAGGATGCGGAACCGCTCGAGCTCGCGGCCGAGCTGGACCGCCGTGCCGGCGTCGGTGTGGCAGTGCAGCTCGATGATGATGTCGAGGTCGTCGCCGCCCGCCTCGCGCACCGCCGCGATCCGGTCGACGGCCGTGCGGACCTGCTCGGCGGTCAGGACGCCCCGGGTGTTCCATCCCATCCACGTCCCGGCCAGGTCGAAGCCGATCGGGTTGACCTTCACGCAGTCGAAGCCGTCGGCGAGGGCCTTGCGGGTGGCCTCGGCGTACTCCTCGGGCTTGACCATCGCGCCCATGCGGGGCGACCAGTCGAACTGGATCTGCGAGGCATAGCTGCGCAGGCGGGTGTTGGTCTGCCCGCCGAGGAGGCGATGGACCGGTACGTCGAGTGCCTTGCCCTTGATGTCCCACAGCGCGATGTCGATCGCGCTCATCACGGCGAAGATGAGGGTGCCACCGCCCATTCCCCAGAAGGTGGACCGATAGAGCCTCTCCCACACGGCGGTCGTGTCGAACGGATCCATCCCGAGGACGAGGGCACAGAAGTCGCGGGCCAGGCCGACCTGGCCGTGCGCGGCGTTGCCCATCGGCAGGCCGATCTCGCCCACCCCATGGATGCCCTCGTCGGTCTCGACGCGCAACACGGTCGGACTCCAGGCGATCCCGAACTCGCCGGCGCCGGTGTCCAGTCGAACGATCTTCACAGCAGTGATGCGCATGGTCTCCCTTACCTGTCGGACAACTGACAACATATGACCTACATTCAGTCTGTGTCAACGGTCACAGCCGAGATCCGACGCTGGATCCGCCTCCGGACGGGCCTGCTTGAGCTGCTGCTCCAACGCAGACCCGTCCGGTCCCGGCTAGCGGCGCCCGGCCGTCGGGTCCGCGGCACCCAGAAGGTGGACGGTGTTGCCGAAGACCTCCTCGCCGCGGCCCATCTGCGCGTGCGAACGAGGGATGTCGGTGAACGGGAGGACGCGTCCGACGACCGGATCGACGCTCCCCGCCCGCACCAGCTCGTTATAGGCGTAGGCCTGCGCGTCGTTCGTGCCGTGCGAGCCCTGGAGTCGCTTCTGGCGCGTCCAGTGGTAGCGCAGGTCGACCATGGCGTCGAAGCCCGTGGTGCCGGCGCAGATGACCACCATGCCGCCGGGCTCACAGAGGAAGATCGACGTCGGGATCGTCGCAGCCCCGGGGTGCTCGAAGACGATGGCGGGGTCCACCCGTCCTCCGGCGACCGCCCACAGGTCCTTGCCGAACGCGCGGACGCCGGCCGTCCAGGCCTTCTGGCCGGCCGCGTCGTCGACGAGCGGAGGGATGCCCCAGTGGTCGTACTTGCGGCGGTCGAGGTAGCCGATGGCGCCGTGCTTCATGGCGTACTCGCCGCGATCGTCGCCGGAGACGACGGCGACCGCTCGGCCTCCCGCCGCCCGGACGAGCTGGCAGGCCTGGGTGCCGAGTCCGCCCGAACCACCCCAGACGAGCACGAGGTCGCCCTCCTGCACGGTGTTGCCCTGCCAGCCGTGGAGCATGCGGTAGGCCGTCGTACCGACGAGCGTGGGAGCCGCCGACTCGGCCCAGGAGAGGTGCTCGGCCTTGGGCATCAGCTGGTGCGACTGGACCCGGGCGAACTGGCCGAAGGACCCGTAGTTCGTGTCGTAGCCCCAGATGCGGGCGCTGGGCGCGATCATCTGGTCCTTGCCGGCGGCGATCCAAGGGTCGTCCCGGTCCCA
This genomic interval from Nocardioides kongjuensis contains the following:
- a CDS encoding mandelate racemase/muconate lactonizing enzyme family protein, with the translated sequence MRITAVKIVRLDTGAGEFGIAWSPTVLRVETDEGIHGVGEIGLPMGNAAHGQVGLARDFCALVLGMDPFDTTAVWERLYRSTFWGMGGGTLIFAVMSAIDIALWDIKGKALDVPVHRLLGGQTNTRLRSYASQIQFDWSPRMGAMVKPEEYAEATRKALADGFDCVKVNPIGFDLAGTWMGWNTRGVLTAEQVRTAVDRIAAVREAGGDDLDIIIELHCHTDAGTAVQLGRELERFRILYYEEPTAPLNWKAMAKVKRELSIPIATGERLYTAFGFRPFIENQVVDIAQPDLGTSGGFTETKKIADMAAVYDIGVQLHLIGSPISTAAALQLEAVLANFVIHEHNNTSLMPDNVASCLYDYQPVDGYYAVPDLPGIGQDLTPEAYAKSETLLVN
- the ccrA gene encoding crotonyl-CoA carboxylase/reductase, with protein sequence MMVGDEERVSVVTPGAAPVEIGSLPPLGVVPERMHAQVVRQDRFGDPATAFVPEMVPTPRIGPDEVLVAVMAAGVNYNNVWAARGYPVDQVATRQKRGEPEDFHVGGSDASGIVYAVGADVTDWQVGDEVVVHPGVWDRDDPWIAAGKDQMIAPSARIWGYDTNYGSFGQFARVQSHQLMPKAEHLSWAESAAPTLVGTTAYRMLHGWQGNTVQEGDLVLVWGGSGGLGTQACQLVRAAGGRAVAVVSGDDRGEYAMKHGAIGYLDRRKYDHWGIPPLVDDAAGQKAWTAGVRAFGKDLWAVAGGRVDPAIVFEHPGAATIPTSIFLCEPGGMVVICAGTTGFDAMVDLRYHWTRQKRLQGSHGTNDAQAYAYNELVRAGSVDPVVGRVLPFTDIPRSHAQMGRGEEVFGNTVHLLGAADPTAGRR
- a CDS encoding 2-dehydropantoate 2-reductase; the encoded protein is MKYLVVGGGAMGSVIAAYMARAGKDVTLLTRGKHLETIRANGALEVHYAPDDKTDQVPVAVASEEEYDEKPDVVIIATKAYSLESIYPLLDRISTPETVILPLMNALTIGNEIADAMTQPATVAQGVAYVACELVAPGRCKHKEAFFRIVLGARPGGPAIELAPAIRQDLEDMGATAEIAEDMLQAALLKFARVSVGSAGMVYFRASNAEILDDPVKFEFSQTLTREIIAVAEAAGCPFPADFDVLAENLKLARSIDPNYKTSLMYDFLAGKPTEWRTMFLEPYRLGRSLGVPMTNYGKVVEVFDPTATSADA